Below is a genomic region from Actinomadura sp. NAK00032.
CACTACCTCGGCAAGGAGACGGTGCAGAACATCCTGGCGCTGCGGTTCGCCAACACGATGTTCGAGCCGATCTGGAACCGGTCGTTCGTCGACCACGTGCAGATCACGATGGCCGAGGACATCGGGATCGGCGGGCGGGCCGGCTACTACGACGGCATAGGAGCCGCCCGCGACGTCATCCAGAACCACCTGCTGCAGCTGCTGGCGCTGACGGCGATGGAGGAGCCCACCTCGTTCCGCGCCGAGGCGGTCCGCGCCGAGAAGGCCAAGATCCTGTCCTCGGTGCGGGTACCCGGCGACCTCGCCGAGGCGACCGCGCGCGGGCAGTACGCGGCGGGCTGGCAGGGCGGCGTGAACGTCCGCGGGTACCTGGACGAGGACGGCATCCCGGCCGACTCCCGCACCGAGACCTACGCGGCGATCAAGCTGGAGATCGAGAACCGGCGCTGGGCGGGCGTCCCGTTCTACCTGCGCACCGGCAAGCGGCTCAGCCGCCGCGTGACCGAGGTCGCGATGGTGTTCCAGAAGGCGCCGCACCTGCCGTTCTCCCAGACCGACACCGAGGAGCTCGGGCAGAACGCCCTGGTGATGCGGGTGCAGCCGGACGAGGGCATCACGGTCCGGTTCGGCTCGAAGGTGCCCGGCACCTCGATGGAGATCCGCGACGTCAACATGGACTTCGCCTACGGCGAGTCGTTCACCGAGACCTCCCCCGAGGCCTACGAGCGGCTGCTGCTGGACGTGCTGATCGGCGACCCGCCGCTGTTCCCCCGGCAGGAGGAGGTCGAGCTGTC
It encodes:
- the zwf gene encoding glucose-6-phosphate dehydrogenase, yielding MTNPANPLRDPRDKRLPRVAGPCVLVLFGVTGDLSRKKLLPAIYDLANRGLLPPGFSLVGFARRDWENEDFRQIAYESVKAHARTPFREDVWTHLSEGMHFVPGEFSDPGAFDALSMAVKELDESRGTGGNYAFYLSIPPKFFPQVVEQLQRSGLADRKEGAWRRVVIEKPFGRDLRTAVELNDTVHRVFPEESIFRIDHYLGKETVQNILALRFANTMFEPIWNRSFVDHVQITMAEDIGIGGRAGYYDGIGAARDVIQNHLLQLLALTAMEEPTSFRAEAVRAEKAKILSSVRVPGDLAEATARGQYAAGWQGGVNVRGYLDEDGIPADSRTETYAAIKLEIENRRWAGVPFYLRTGKRLSRRVTEVAMVFQKAPHLPFSQTDTEELGQNALVMRVQPDEGITVRFGSKVPGTSMEIRDVNMDFAYGESFTETSPEAYERLLLDVLIGDPPLFPRQEEVELSWQILDPITEFWASRGGLDQYKSGGYGPDSADELMARDGRTWRRL